In Candidatus Eisenbacteria bacterium, the sequence GTCCTGCCACGAAACAGGAGATTTTCCAACCGATGCCGCGTGCCTCAAATGCCACACAGACAAACGTGCCGGGAGAGGGAATGACCTGAGAGTCCACGGGAGAGAAGTAGCCGAGAATCTCTGCAAAGAGGAATGGCACACGAGGAATAGTTCAGACGTGCTGTGCTATTTGTGCCACGACTACGCCAGAAGAAACCTCTCGGACGGATTCTGCAAGTACTGCCACGGCAAGGACTGAAGATTGAGTGCGCTCAGCGTACTTCGCAATCACGACCGCCGTGTTCTGATACTTGTTGCCTGCAGAAGCTTCACTGCCTTCGGTTTTTCAATCGTTTTTCCATTCCTCAGCATCTACATGCATAACGTAATGAAAATCCCAATGGCTGCAATCGGTATGTTGTTTTTCACCTCGAGTGTTGCGGGGGCGCTGGGGCAGCTCGTCGGGGGCGAACTTTCAGATCGTTTCGGAAGAAAGAGATTGTTGGTCTCCTCTCTTGCGATCAGGGCGTCCACGTTTTTTCTTATGAGTTTGGCCGTGCTGAAAGATCTGGGATTCTTTCCTCTTGCCGCTCTTATTGTCGTTGGCATGTTTTCGGGAAGACTCTTCGAGCCGGCAGCCAGCGCGATGATCTCCGATGTGACTCCGCCGGCCCGGAGACAGGAGGCCTATGCCCTTCTACGAATAGGCATTAACTTCGGATGGGCAATCGGACCGGCAATGGGAGGATTTCTGGCATCCTTCTCCTATGCATTCCTTTTCCTGACTTCTGGCATTGTCACTGTCATTGTCCTTTTCCTTTTGCTTGCGCGGCTCAAGGATTCGGGGACAGGAACTCGCTCCGAAAGAACCAGCCTGCGTGAGATGGCTCAGATCGTGCATGACAAGATCTTCCTTTCTTACAATCTGAATTCCTTGCTTCTTTTTCTTGTCGCGGGCCAGCTCATGGTTACTCTTTCGGTGTATGCC encodes:
- a CDS encoding MFS transporter; the protein is MSALSVLRNHDRRVLILVACRSFTAFGFSIVFPFLSIYMHNVMKIPMAAIGMLFFTSSVAGALGQLVGGELSDRFGRKRLLVSSLAIRASTFFLMSLAVLKDLGFFPLAALIVVGMFSGRLFEPAASAMISDVTPPARRQEAYALLRIGINFGWAIGPAMGGFLASFSYAFLFLTSGIVTVIVLFLLLARLKDSGTGTRSERTSLREMAQIVHDKIFLSYNLNSLLLFLVAGQLMVTLSVYAVDWVGISKIQLGYLFTLNGLMVVFLQFPCVALLKRFRMSRVMALGSLLYAFGYFSAAFATGFGCLIASMIVVTLGEILVSPASLALVANMSSPEKYGRYMGVYGLFDSLGHSLGPLVGGLAMEGSRGQPFVVWGVIGVVGVAASIGFLAIGKRLSPAIDHPRMEMTPVSVPIGTPTDA